The Acidobacteriota bacterium genome has a segment encoding these proteins:
- a CDS encoding CusA/CzcA family heavy metal efflux RND transporter, whose amino-acid sequence MIDRLIDFALKHRLLTVLLLGLVGLWAAAAYIRMPKDIYPDLNAPLVNVITENPGMASEDVERLISYPLESLLSGAPYVTRVRSESTTGDSVITVEFDWGTDIYLARQIVSSKLELISGRLPQGTSVPILGPVSSRMGEVFEFAVVGEDDSVDPVELRSVADWTVRHRLQGVPGVSFVINLGGYIRQFQVLLKPERLSNYGITVDEVREALEQSNRNFSGGVITRGPQEILIKGLGRIEVLEDIGDSVISVRGNVPVRVRDVADVREGTKFRRESGGYNGREAVYVTVEKQYGGDTLKAIANMKEALAGIARDLPPGISIRPFYDQSVLILKSIQHVEVSIFQGALLIVVVMMIFMGNLRSSLIASLTIPLSILVAIVFMDFFGVALTVMSIGGLAIGIGKMANGSIIMVENIVRLLKEKEGQATVSDIVSEAAKDVGRYLFSASVIIILVFLPLLTLQGLEGAMFRPTAFAVAAALFGAMILNLTLQPILAAVFLGGKNLKIRRSRLNEVLERFYVRVLAAALPRKNILIAIFVVLILGAGVTYNFLGKEFVPPLDEGAIMASTVMLPETSLEESVRMGRRIERLFMEFPEVVAVARTTGTAEASEHLHPVNHSHYNIQLLPREKRKRGFEEITAAMRLELDKIPGIAYIFEQPISNKLAEMLTGTEGELSVKLFGTDLEIMNDKIEDIRHVLAEIRGVADLQIEQTAGVPQLVIRLNREKLARFGIPVAQVADTVETALNGLEATDVFETDRVTSVLVRLDEAYRNDENAIRNLLIAAPGGERIPLAELADIYRDEGPQTIFRENLMRRKIALCNVVGRDIGGFVDEARIRITEEVDLPPGYYVTFGGQYESQQSALRHLTLLMILVVLVIFVILFTSLGSVRQSLLIILNIPSTLIGGILGLLIAGQSINVSSTIGLIALFGICVQNDVIMVAKINDFRRRGLRLRDAVVKGALTKFRPILMTDLVMIVGVLPLALSVTTGAELHRPLAVVYIGGFFFAIFLRLIMVPVLYEALCKKDAVSEKAS is encoded by the coding sequence ATGATCGACAGGCTTATCGATTTTGCCCTCAAACACAGGTTGCTGACGGTTCTTCTCCTGGGTCTCGTCGGCCTCTGGGCGGCCGCGGCCTACATCCGGATGCCCAAGGACATTTATCCCGACCTGAACGCCCCGCTGGTGAATGTCATCACGGAAAATCCCGGCATGGCTTCGGAGGATGTGGAACGGCTCATTTCCTATCCCCTGGAAAGTCTTCTTTCGGGGGCGCCGTATGTCACGCGGGTCCGCTCCGAATCGACGACCGGCGACTCCGTCATCACGGTGGAATTCGACTGGGGAACGGACATTTACCTGGCCCGCCAGATCGTCTCCAGCAAGCTGGAACTCATTTCCGGCCGTTTGCCGCAGGGAACAAGCGTCCCCATTCTCGGTCCGGTCTCATCCCGGATGGGCGAGGTCTTTGAATTTGCCGTCGTCGGCGAGGACGATTCCGTCGACCCTGTCGAACTCCGCTCCGTCGCCGACTGGACCGTCCGCCACAGGCTCCAGGGCGTCCCCGGCGTCTCCTTCGTCATCAACCTCGGGGGCTACATCCGGCAGTTCCAGGTTCTCCTGAAGCCCGAACGGCTGAGCAACTACGGCATCACCGTGGACGAGGTCCGGGAAGCCCTCGAGCAATCCAACCGGAATTTTTCCGGCGGCGTCATCACCCGCGGACCCCAGGAAATTCTGATCAAGGGGCTCGGCCGGATCGAGGTCCTTGAGGATATCGGGGACTCCGTGATCAGCGTGCGGGGGAACGTCCCGGTGCGTGTCCGCGATGTCGCCGACGTTCGGGAAGGGACTAAATTCCGGAGGGAGTCGGGCGGGTACAACGGACGGGAAGCCGTCTATGTCACCGTCGAGAAGCAATACGGCGGGGACACGCTGAAGGCCATCGCCAACATGAAGGAGGCTCTGGCCGGAATCGCACGGGACCTCCCTCCCGGCATTTCGATCCGACCGTTTTACGACCAGTCCGTGCTGATTCTGAAATCCATTCAGCACGTCGAGGTTTCCATATTCCAGGGCGCCCTGCTCATTGTCGTCGTCATGATGATTTTCATGGGGAATCTCAGAAGCTCTCTCATCGCCTCCCTGACCATCCCGCTGTCCATTCTGGTGGCGATCGTTTTCATGGATTTCTTCGGTGTGGCCCTGACCGTCATGTCGATCGGAGGTCTGGCCATCGGGATTGGAAAGATGGCCAACGGATCGATCATCATGGTGGAAAACATCGTCCGTCTTCTCAAGGAAAAAGAGGGACAGGCCACAGTCTCCGATATCGTTTCCGAAGCCGCCAAGGACGTGGGCCGCTATCTCTTCTCGGCCAGCGTCATCATCATTCTCGTCTTTCTGCCGCTTCTCACGCTCCAAGGTCTCGAGGGGGCCATGTTCCGGCCGACGGCCTTCGCCGTGGCTGCGGCGCTTTTCGGCGCCATGATCCTCAACCTGACGCTTCAGCCGATTCTGGCCGCGGTCTTTCTGGGCGGAAAAAACCTGAAGATCCGACGAAGCCGGCTGAACGAGGTCCTGGAACGGTTTTACGTTCGGGTTCTCGCCGCCGCTCTGCCCCGGAAAAATATTTTGATTGCGATCTTCGTCGTGTTGATCCTCGGTGCCGGCGTCACATACAATTTCCTGGGCAAGGAGTTTGTGCCGCCGCTTGACGAAGGAGCCATCATGGCCTCGACGGTCATGCTTCCCGAAACCTCCCTGGAGGAATCCGTCCGCATGGGACGGCGCATCGAACGCCTCTTTATGGAATTTCCCGAGGTCGTCGCCGTGGCCCGGACGACGGGCACGGCCGAGGCCTCCGAACACCTCCACCCGGTGAATCACAGCCACTACAACATCCAGCTTCTGCCCCGGGAAAAACGCAAGCGCGGATTCGAGGAGATCACCGCGGCCATGCGTCTCGAGCTCGACAAGATTCCCGGCATCGCCTATATCTTCGAGCAGCCCATTTCCAACAAGCTGGCCGAAATGCTGACCGGAACCGAAGGCGAGCTTTCCGTCAAGCTCTTCGGAACCGATCTCGAGATCATGAATGACAAGATCGAGGACATCCGCCATGTGCTTGCGGAAATCCGGGGCGTGGCCGATCTCCAGATCGAACAGACGGCCGGAGTTCCCCAGCTTGTCATCCGCCTGAACCGGGAAAAGCTGGCCCGCTTCGGCATCCCGGTCGCCCAGGTCGCGGATACGGTCGAAACGGCGCTCAACGGCCTCGAGGCCACGGATGTTTTCGAGACCGACCGCGTGACCTCGGTTCTCGTCCGTCTCGACGAGGCCTATCGCAACGATGAAAACGCCATCCGCAACCTCTTGATCGCGGCTCCCGGCGGAGAAAGGATCCCGCTCGCCGAACTGGCCGACATCTACCGCGACGAAGGCCCCCAGACCATATTCCGGGAGAATCTGATGCGCCGGAAAATCGCCCTCTGCAATGTCGTCGGACGCGACATCGGCGGCTTTGTCGATGAGGCCCGGATCCGGATCACCGAAGAGGTCGATCTGCCGCCGGGGTATTACGTCACCTTCGGCGGCCAGTATGAAAGCCAGCAAAGCGCTCTCCGGCACCTGACGCTGCTCATGATCCTGGTCGTCCTGGTCATCTTCGTCATCCTCTTTACCTCGCTCGGATCCGTCCGCCAATCCCTGCTGATCATCCTCAACATTCCGTCCACTCTGATCGGCGGCATTCTGGGGCTTCTGATCGCCGGACAGTCCATCAACGTCTCCTCCACCATCGGGTTGATCGCCCTTTTCGGAATCTGCGTCCAGAACGACGTCATCATGGTGGCCAAGATCAATGATTTCCGCCGGCGCGGTCTCCGGTTGAGAGACGCCGTCGTCAAGGGCGCTTTGACGAAATTCCGGCCCATTCTCATGACCGATTTGGTCATGATCGTCGGGGTGTTGCCCCTTGCCCTGAGCGTGACGACGGGCGCCGAACTCCATCGCCCGCTGGCCGTCGTCTATATCGGGGGATTTTTCTTCGCCATCTTCCTCCGGCTGATCATGGTGCCCGTCCTTTATGAAGCCCTGTGCAAAAAGGATGCGGTTTCCGAAAAAGCGTCTTGA
- a CDS encoding TGS domain-containing protein: protein MPANLPPEYFEVERTLRTAKTPREKIEIYEKLLSIIPKHKGTEKLLALYKTKAAKLRDEMQRRPAAARRGPSHRVEKSGAGQIVFAGPPNAGKSKIIRELTGADVETADYPFTTRAASPFMMPYLNIRIQLVDSPPVSAEYMETWFPETVKAADAVCLTADLGDPDGAAVMDGIIRKLGEKRIEFAAPDADIPPEKIPFVKKTLLVANKIDLPGATERFEEMSLLLEGAFTRHRVSALSGEGLEDLRRSLFDLLGIVRVYSKIPGKKPDTDSPFTLRKGSTVMDMARAVHKDFKEKLNYARVWNAKGLDGLRVTRDYPLEDEDTVELHI from the coding sequence ATGCCGGCCAATCTGCCCCCCGAATATTTCGAAGTCGAACGCACACTCCGCACGGCAAAAACTCCCCGGGAAAAGATCGAAATCTACGAAAAGCTTCTGTCCATCATCCCCAAACACAAGGGAACGGAAAAGCTGCTCGCGCTCTATAAAACCAAAGCCGCCAAGCTCCGCGATGAAATGCAGAGACGCCCGGCGGCCGCCCGCCGCGGCCCGAGCCACCGGGTCGAAAAATCCGGCGCCGGACAGATCGTCTTCGCCGGCCCTCCCAATGCAGGCAAATCGAAAATCATCCGGGAACTGACGGGAGCCGATGTCGAAACCGCGGATTATCCGTTCACGACGCGGGCCGCATCGCCCTTCATGATGCCGTATCTCAACATCCGCATCCAGCTTGTCGACTCACCGCCGGTCTCCGCCGAATACATGGAAACCTGGTTTCCGGAGACCGTCAAGGCGGCCGACGCCGTCTGCCTGACGGCCGACTTGGGCGACCCGGACGGAGCGGCCGTTATGGACGGCATCATCCGCAAACTGGGCGAAAAACGGATCGAATTCGCCGCGCCCGATGCCGACATCCCCCCGGAAAAAATCCCGTTTGTCAAAAAAACCCTTCTGGTCGCCAACAAGATCGATCTTCCCGGGGCGACCGAACGGTTCGAGGAGATGTCCCTTCTTCTCGAAGGGGCCTTCACTCGACATCGCGTTTCAGCGCTTTCAGGGGAGGGCCTGGAAGATCTGAGGCGGAGTCTTTTCGACCTTCTCGGGATCGTCCGTGTCTACAGCAAAATTCCGGGGAAAAAACCGGATACCGACTCCCCCTTCACTCTCCGGAAAGGAAGCACCGTGATGGACATGGCCCGGGCCGTCCATAAGGACTTCAAGGAAAAGTTGAATTACGCCCGCGTCTGGAACGCCAAAGGATTGGACGGTCTCCGGGTCACCCGGGATTATCCTCTGGAGGACGAGGACACCGTCGAGCTGCACATCTGA